The following nucleotide sequence is from Pseudomonas sp. RC10.
TCATGCACGCCATCGACCTGGACCCGAGCCAACCGATCACCTTGGCCATGCTGCAGGCGCCAACCGCGCCGCCGGAGGGCGTGCGATTCGCGAAACTGGACATTGCAGGCTACGCCGCCAGCGATATCCTGCGCATCGTCGAGGACAGCGGGCGGCAGTTTCTCTACCTGCCGGGCGAGGTCGATGCTTTCCATGTCTTCGACACGCCAGATGACCTGCAATGGTGGCTCATGACGCACACCAACGAAGTCGAAAACCGCGCACGTTTCATGTCGCATTTCACACTGTCCACCCACGCCGAGACCGATCACCAGACAGGGCTGCACCACGCGATCGATCTAATGTTCAGCCACTGGGGCGCGGGCACGGAGCGGATCGTCAATCGCGATAACCAATCGATCACAGGAGACCCCTTCGCTCACCTCCGGAATGCCACGCAAACCCGCATGGCGGACGATGCCGCGTTTGCGTTGCATTCCAACGGCGAACTGCGTGAGCTGATGTGGATGGGCTACCTCAAGGCGTTTGCCAAGACCTTCGGTTCACTGGCAGCGCTGGACTGGCCGATTGCACTGGCCGCCGTGGGCGCGGGGCTGGCGGATGTGGGCTTGAACATCGATCAAGCGATACATGGGCACACCACCGCCGAACGTAAAAATGGCGTGCTGGGGGCGATCTTTGGCAGCATCGACGTGTTGTTCAATGGGCTGTTTGTGGTGCAAGGCGCCGCAGGGGAGCTTCCCGAGATCCCCGTGGCAGAGGAACCAGCCGTGCTTCCGGAGGCCGCAGGTCTGCCCGCTGCTGAGGAAGAAATCGTGAGCGCCGCCCCCGCAGAACCGACCGTAACTTCTCACCCGCTCGCGCCATTCGAAACCAACGAGCTGCTCGACAGCTACGCCCTGCCTGCTCAAGCCGGTCGAATGCGTGGCATTTACGCGTCGGAGACCGGCCAGACGTTCATATCGATTGAGGACATTGCCTACCGCGTGCGTTACGTCGCGGAGCTGAAGCATTGGGTCATCGTCGATCCCGAAAACCCTTTTTCCTTCGCCCGCAATCTGCCGGTGCGCCTGAACGAAGCAGGTCAATGGGAGGCGATGACCCGCCAAGGCCTGCGCGGCGGTGGCGGTGCGCTGGGCAAACTGCCGTCCTCTGGGGCGTCGGTCGCGCCCTCGACAGCGGCCCTGCCGACGCCCTACGACATGCCGGTGGAATTGAGGGAAGGCATGCGCTACCGCGTCGAAGCCCCCGACAACAAGCCCTTCACCGGGCAATACTTTTCCATGCGAGAAAACGACCCTATCGACCGTTTCTTCGAGATTCGCCAACGCCTGGTGAGCGACGTCAACGCGTTCTACGCCGACCTGCACCTGCCCCAACGCCCGGCGATACCAACCATTGCCGCCGAAGCCTCGCCCAAGGTCGCGCTCAAACAGCTTTACAAAGACGCTCAGGGGCTGGTGATCGGTGAGAGTCACAGCAGTGTCGGCAGCAAACAGTTTCTGATCGATAACATGGGGCAATTCGCCAAGCAGAACGTCAGGACGCTGTACCTGGAACACGTGATGACCGATCTGCATCAGGCCGATCTCGACCTCTTCGTGCAGACCGGAAAAATGCCGAAAAACCTGGAGTCGTACCTGAACGAACTCGACTGGGGCCACCTCACCGACCAATCAGGGCGCTACACCTTCTTGAACCTGGTCAAAACGGCTCAACGCCACCGCATCCGGATTCGCGCCATCGACTGCATGGCCAGCTATCGCACGGCGGGTGTGCCTGACCCGGCGGACAACATGCGTCTGAAAATGATGAATTACTTCGCTGACACCGTCATTCGCGCGGATCAGGCCGCGCTGCGCGGGGGCAAATGGATCGCGCTGGTCGGCAACGCCCATGTCAACACCATGAAAGGCGCCACAGGGCTCTCCGAACTGGAAGGCGTGATCGGATTGCGCATTGAGGACGTCAGTGTGAGCGAAACCACCGGCTATGGCATCGATCCTGGAGCCGAGGTCACGGATGTCATGGGGCAACCCGCTGGCACCGTCAAAAGCGACATCCGCCTGCGCATGGCCGTGCCCGGCCGCCGCGCCGTCTCGCTGACGCCCCCACCCTCTCTCGAATCCCGGCTGCCGAAAACCGGGAATTTCATCGTGCAGCGAGCCGGGGATGCACCCGAACTCATCCACCGCAGCCGTAATGGCACGCTGGTACATACGCCAATCATCGTCGAGGGAACGGAGGTTTACATCCAGCGCGCGGAATGGCCCGTGCTGAGCCGACGCCGCTTCCAAAGCTTCGATGAACTGGCCAAAGCGTTGGCGTTGATGGGGTTGAAACAGGTCGCCTGAACGAAGAAGCCGGATGCGTCGTTGAGACGGCATCCGGCTTGCGAAGATAGATGTTTAAGGCTGACCAGGCTTCAGCGAAGCCTGGTTTATCAGCGAACGGCTGGCGCGTCCCAGACGAGCATGAGCCGATCAATGGCGCCTTCGATCACTTTCAGCGCAATGCCGTCTCGGGCCAACGTCGAGATGCCGAGCAGGAAGCTTTCGAACACGGCAGCCAATTCCATCGCATCGGTTTGCGCTGGCAACTCCCCGGCAAAAATTCCACGCTCGACGCACGCGCGCAGCCCTGCCCTGTTGCGCGCACGGGCGGTATCCAGTGGTGCTCGGACGCTGTCACTGGCCAGCGCGCAGGCGCCCATCGTTCCCAAGGCAACCATGCACCCTTTTGGATGGCCGTCGGCACATTGCATCCGCGCTGACAATTTCAACGCGCTCGCGATCGCATCTCTAGGCGCGAGATCGGGGTCGAACACCGGGTCCATGACTCGCCCGTACGTGTCCAGGTACCGGTCGACGACTTCGTTGAACAGCCCTTCCTTGGAACCGAACGCCGCATAAAAGCTCGGCGCCGTGATGCCACCGCCGATGCCTGCCTTCAACTGGCTGAGCGACGTGGAATCGTAACCATGCTCCCAGAACAGCAGCATGGCTTCGTCAATTGCACGGGCCCGGTCGAATGTCCGTGGGCGCCCCATCTGAGCCATCGTTGGCCTCCTTGAGTTCAGGACTTAAATACCGCTCGATACAGAAGTTGTTGACCCCGTTCGAGAAGCCCGATTAGATTAATACCAATCGATACATAAATCACGGGGTTCTGAAACTATGCACGATGATCGAGAGAGATTACCGGTCGGCGCTTTGCTGGCGCTGGCGATGACCGGCTTCATCTGCATCATGACTGAGACCTTGCCCGCAGGATTGTTACCGGCGATCAGCAGTGGCCTGGACATCT
It contains:
- a CDS encoding membrane-targeted effector domain-containing toxin, which translates into the protein MPSITRDTPAISADQQALNDISRHVVEGCPDMREMAREAANGILRKHGLDSLEPDAVYWHRFDRTETSPRTFSGWEHLDPPVESLTLPQLVMRRFNANDQDSADALQAMSGFYTAGPDSEVFNETNEVRLLPGDVMGEFWALDFKTQFNDKMTAFWRNCSDDFSTLAKANFIAKAVDDRQSKTLTEVQFNTLMHAIDLDPSQPITLAMLQAPTAPPEGVRFAKLDIAGYAASDILRIVEDSGRQFLYLPGEVDAFHVFDTPDDLQWWLMTHTNEVENRARFMSHFTLSTHAETDHQTGLHHAIDLMFSHWGAGTERIVNRDNQSITGDPFAHLRNATQTRMADDAAFALHSNGELRELMWMGYLKAFAKTFGSLAALDWPIALAAVGAGLADVGLNIDQAIHGHTTAERKNGVLGAIFGSIDVLFNGLFVVQGAAGELPEIPVAEEPAVLPEAAGLPAAEEEIVSAAPAEPTVTSHPLAPFETNELLDSYALPAQAGRMRGIYASETGQTFISIEDIAYRVRYVAELKHWVIVDPENPFSFARNLPVRLNEAGQWEAMTRQGLRGGGGALGKLPSSGASVAPSTAALPTPYDMPVELREGMRYRVEAPDNKPFTGQYFSMRENDPIDRFFEIRQRLVSDVNAFYADLHLPQRPAIPTIAAEASPKVALKQLYKDAQGLVIGESHSSVGSKQFLIDNMGQFAKQNVRTLYLEHVMTDLHQADLDLFVQTGKMPKNLESYLNELDWGHLTDQSGRYTFLNLVKTAQRHRIRIRAIDCMASYRTAGVPDPADNMRLKMMNYFADTVIRADQAALRGGKWIALVGNAHVNTMKGATGLSELEGVIGLRIEDVSVSETTGYGIDPGAEVTDVMGQPAGTVKSDIRLRMAVPGRRAVSLTPPPSLESRLPKTGNFIVQRAGDAPELIHRSRNGTLVHTPIIVEGTEVYIQRAEWPVLSRRRFQSFDELAKALALMGLKQVA
- a CDS encoding TetR/AcrR family transcriptional regulator, whose product is MAQMGRPRTFDRARAIDEAMLLFWEHGYDSTSLSQLKAGIGGGITAPSFYAAFGSKEGLFNEVVDRYLDTYGRVMDPVFDPDLAPRDAIASALKLSARMQCADGHPKGCMVALGTMGACALASDSVRAPLDTARARNRAGLRACVERGIFAGELPAQTDAMELAAVFESFLLGISTLARDGIALKVIEGAIDRLMLVWDAPAVR